The following proteins are co-located in the Microbulbifer sp. VAAF005 genome:
- the gcvT gene encoding glycine cleavage system aminomethyltransferase GcvT codes for MGNRTPLYDTHVAMGGKMVDFGGWDMPLHYGSQLDEHNKVRTDAGMFDVSHMTVVDVDGAQARDYLRYLLANDVAKLDGNPGKALYTGMLNDKGGVIDDLIVYLRDPGYRVVVNCATREKDLAWMRKQAESFDVTLTECPDVAMVAIQGPNAIEKTKEVLGIDWTAAIDALKVFQSVARGGWFVARTGYTGEDGLEIMLPGEDASGFWRALAEAGVSPCGLGARDTLRLEAGMNLYGHEMDDETSPLVANMAWTVAWAPESRNFIGRGVLEQEKADGIKHKLVGLVLEERGVLRAGQPVVVDDSDDRGIITSGTFSPTLGYSIALARVPVSVGDTAQVEIRKKLQPVKVVKPCFVRNGKSVI; via the coding sequence ATGGGAAATAGAACTCCTCTGTATGACACGCATGTCGCTATGGGCGGCAAAATGGTGGATTTCGGTGGATGGGACATGCCGCTGCACTACGGTTCGCAGCTGGATGAGCACAACAAGGTGCGCACCGATGCGGGGATGTTCGATGTCTCCCATATGACCGTGGTCGACGTAGATGGCGCCCAAGCCCGCGACTACCTGCGCTACCTGCTGGCCAATGATGTGGCCAAGCTGGATGGCAACCCGGGTAAGGCCCTTTACACCGGCATGCTCAATGACAAAGGCGGTGTGATTGACGACCTGATCGTCTACCTGCGCGATCCCGGCTATCGAGTGGTTGTTAACTGTGCAACTCGCGAGAAAGACCTGGCGTGGATGCGCAAGCAGGCAGAGTCCTTTGATGTGACCCTGACTGAGTGCCCGGATGTAGCGATGGTCGCTATCCAGGGCCCCAATGCCATCGAGAAAACCAAAGAGGTTTTGGGCATTGATTGGACTGCCGCGATAGACGCACTGAAAGTTTTCCAAAGTGTTGCCCGAGGTGGCTGGTTTGTAGCGCGCACCGGTTACACCGGTGAAGATGGCCTGGAAATTATGTTGCCGGGCGAAGACGCCAGTGGTTTCTGGCGCGCCCTGGCCGAAGCGGGCGTTTCCCCTTGTGGACTGGGTGCACGCGACACCCTGCGCCTGGAAGCGGGTATGAACCTGTACGGGCATGAGATGGACGATGAGACCTCTCCGCTGGTTGCCAACATGGCCTGGACGGTTGCCTGGGCACCGGAGAGCCGCAACTTTATCGGCCGTGGTGTTCTGGAGCAGGAAAAAGCCGATGGCATCAAGCACAAGCTTGTAGGCCTGGTGCTGGAAGAGCGCGGTGTATTGCGCGCAGGTCAACCGGTAGTGGTAGACGATAGTGATGACCGGGGTATCATTACCAGCGGCACTTTCTCCCCCACACTGGGTTACTCTATCGCCTTGGCGCGAGTTCCGGTGAGTGTTGGTGATACCGCACAGGTGGAAATCCGCAAGAAACTGCAGCCAGTCAAGGTGGTTAAGCCCTGCTTCGTACGCAACGGCAAGTCAGTTATTTAA
- the gcvH gene encoding glycine cleavage system protein GcvH, with product MSEIRNELKYLSSHEWARLEEDGTVTIGISDHAQDALGDVVYVETPEVGTNLAAGDEAGVVESVKAASDIYSPVSGEVVAVNEALEEAPETVNSSPYDDGWFFRIKPSDVSELDNMLDADTYRSESED from the coding sequence ATGAGCGAAATCCGCAATGAATTGAAATACCTCTCCAGCCACGAGTGGGCACGCCTGGAAGAGGACGGCACCGTAACCATCGGCATCAGCGATCACGCTCAAGATGCCCTGGGTGATGTGGTTTACGTTGAGACTCCAGAAGTGGGCACCAACCTGGCTGCTGGTGACGAGGCAGGTGTAGTTGAATCCGTTAAAGCTGCCAGCGATATCTACTCCCCGGTTTCCGGTGAAGTCGTTGCTGTCAATGAAGCTCTGGAAGAAGCTCCGGAAACTGTAAACTCCTCTCCTTACGACGATGGCTGGTTCTTCCGCATCAAGCCCTCCGACGTGAGCGAGCTGGACAATATGCTGGATGCAGACACATATCGTTCAGAGTCTGAAGACTAA
- a CDS encoding tRNA(His) guanylyltransferase Thg1 family protein — MKFNELDKKMRVYETAHDHSVLPGIYIVARIDGRCFTTLTKDKHSFEAPYDSKFRDMMIETVKHLMQCGFKVLYGYTQSDEISLLLDLNENTFERKERKLNSILAGEASAKFSLLLGDIGAFDCRICQLPHRQLVIDYFRWRNEDAHRNALNAHCYWSLRKEGLSPEESAATFTKMSVIHKNEFLFQKGINFNDLPNWQKRGIGIYWESYEKDALNPITGEAVKACRNRLKVDLNLPMKNQYSNFVSAFVPEII; from the coding sequence ATGAAGTTCAATGAGTTAGATAAGAAAATGCGTGTATATGAAACCGCGCATGATCATAGTGTTTTACCTGGTATATATATCGTTGCTCGAATTGATGGTCGTTGTTTTACAACACTAACTAAGGATAAACATAGCTTTGAAGCACCTTATGACTCCAAATTTCGAGATATGATGATCGAAACCGTTAAGCACCTGATGCAATGTGGATTTAAGGTTCTTTATGGATATACACAAAGCGATGAAATATCACTACTTCTTGATTTGAATGAGAATACTTTCGAGAGGAAGGAGCGAAAACTAAATTCAATCCTCGCAGGAGAGGCGAGTGCAAAATTTAGTTTACTTCTAGGCGACATTGGGGCTTTTGATTGCCGTATTTGCCAGCTGCCCCATCGGCAGCTTGTCATCGATTATTTCCGCTGGAGGAATGAGGATGCTCACAGGAACGCTCTGAATGCCCACTGCTACTGGAGCCTACGCAAGGAAGGCTTATCTCCCGAAGAGTCTGCTGCTACATTTACAAAAATGTCAGTAATTCATAAAAATGAATTCCTCTTCCAAAAGGGAATCAACTTCAATGACCTTCCGAACTGGCAAAAAAGAGGAATAGGAATTTATTGGGAGTCTTACGAAAAAGACGCACTTAATCCCATCACAGGTGAGGCAGTTAAAGCATGTCGCAACCGACTGAAAGTTGATCTCAATCTTCCGATGAAGAACCAATACAGTAATTTTGTTAGTGCTTTTGTTCCTGAAATCATATAA
- a CDS encoding AAA family ATPase, producing MNGVIFIGLQASGKSSFYLNNFYKSHLRLNMDMLRTRHRENILFNACLESKQPVVIDNTNPTKAEREKYINGLKEHRFEVIGYYFSSNLTECIQRNASRKGKERIPDVGLKGTYNKLELPEYTEGFDKLYYVTMKNGDFTVEEWKNEVQ from the coding sequence ATGAATGGTGTTATATTCATTGGCTTACAAGCCAGCGGAAAATCCTCTTTTTATCTTAATAACTTTTATAAAAGCCATCTCCGCCTGAATATGGATATGCTTAGAACGCGGCATAGAGAGAATATTCTCTTCAATGCTTGCTTGGAATCTAAGCAGCCAGTTGTGATTGACAACACAAATCCAACGAAAGCAGAGCGGGAAAAGTATATTAATGGCCTTAAAGAGCACCGCTTTGAAGTCATTGGGTATTATTTTTCATCAAACTTGACTGAGTGTATTCAGAGAAATGCCTCCAGAAAGGGCAAAGAGCGAATACCAGACGTTGGGCTAAAAGGGACATACAACAAGCTGGAACTACCAGAATATACAGAAGGCTTTGACAAGTTATATTATGTAACAATGAAAAACGGGGATTTCACAGTAGAAGAGTGGAAAAATGAAGTTCAATGA